Within the Streptomyces sp. NBC_00554 genome, the region AGCATGGAGACGACGACGTCTCCGGGGGCGAGTTCGGCGGTGAGCGCGGGGAGGGTGTACGCGCGGGGCTCGGCACGCCCGGTCAGACCCAAGGCGGCCAGACTGTGTGCGGCGCGCTCCTCGGTGCGATGCCACAGTCGTACGCGGTCGGCGGCGTCGCACGTCGCGGCGAGACCGCTTCCGGTGGACAGGCCCGCACCGATCCAGTGCACGGTGCCGCTCGCGGCCGTCGCCTCAGGCATCGCGGAACTCCCCTTCTCTTGCGCCGATTTCACGGCAGGCTTGACGGAACCGGTCGAGACCGCGGCCCCACGCCCCGCCGGTCTCGAACTCCAGGAGCATCGGCAGCAGGGCCGCCGAGAAGTCGACGCTCGCCTCCAGCGGCAGCAGGGAGGGCAGGTTGTCGATGGCGATCAGATCGAGGGCGGGCCGCTCGCGCAGCCGGCGGACGGGCTCCGTCCAGTCCGTGGTGGTGTCGTAGACCGGCAGTACGTTCATCGGCGATCCGACATCGCAGGTGACGTCGCACAGGGTGCGGAGTCGGCGGCCGGGCTCGTCGAGGTCCTTGTCGGTGAGGAAGGGCGGGACCGGGCTTGTGGTCAGGACGGTGTTGACCATCAACTCGTGTTCCAGCAAGGCGTGCCGGTCCAGATCGCGGGTCTCGGCGAGGTCCCAGCAGGTGGGCTCGACACCGGCCACCTCCAGCGCGACCCGGGCGCCCCGGCCGCTGCGGCCCAGGGCGCCGACCACCAGAGCCTTCAACTCACCGCCGTCTCCGGCCAGTTCCACGTCCAGCTCTTCCTTGGACGTCGGCCGGAGCGGGGTCCGGAGCCTGCCCCGGTGATGCAGCACCGCGAGGGCGGCGCCCAGGTATCCGGCCCAGTAGCCGAAGGCGGCGAGCCTGCGCCCGTCGTCGTCCACCAGGTATTCGAGGTCGAGCAGGGTCCCGCCGCCCGCGAGGAATCTGCGTAGCAGGGTCTCGGCGCCGGGCTGCTGCTTGTAGGCGTGCCCGAAGAAGATGTGGCGGTGTGTCAGTGCGGCCGGTTCGTCGGGGAGTTCCTTGAGGCCGAGGACGACCGCGTCCGACGGGGCCGAGACCCAGGTTCCGGTCACGGCGACACGGCAGCCGGCTTCCTCGTACGCCTCGATCGGGAAGACCCGCTGCGGTGACTCCTCGACGGTGAGGGTCACGCCGCTCTCGACGAGCCGTCGGGCGTCCGCGGGCACGACGGGCGTGCGCCGCTCGGTCGTACGGGTCTCGTGTCGGAGCCACAAGTGGAGGGCGTTCATACGCAGTTGATCTCCGGGCGCAGGGCGTCGGCGGCGAAGCGCTCGGCGCTGAGGGGGCTGATGTCGACGAAGGGTACGCGGCCCAGATACAGATCGCGGACCACCTCGCCGACCGCCGGTCCCTGCAGGAATCCGTGGCCGGAAAACCCTGTCGCGTAAAGGAACCGCGTACACGAACCGGCCTCGCCGATCAGCGCGTTATGGTCCGGTGTCATCTCGTACAGGCCGGCCCAGCCGCCCGTCCTGCGCAGGTCGAGCAGGGCGGGGGCGCGCCGCTCCATGGCCTCGTACAGGCGCGGGATCCAGCGGTCGTGCGTTTCGGTGGCGAAGCCGGGGGTCTCGTCGGGGTCGGACATGCCTAGGAGGAGACCGGGGCCCTCGGTGTGGAAGTAGAGGCTGCTGGTGAAGTCGATCGTCATGGGGACGTCCGGCGGCAGCCCGGGTACGGGCTCGGTGACCGCGATCTGGCGGCGCAGGGGCTCCACCGGAAGGTCCACGCCCACCATCGCGCCGATGGCCCGCGACCAGGCACCGGCCGCGCAGACGACCGTGTCGGTCTCGATCCGGCCCCGGCTGGTGACCACCGCCGTGATCTCGTCACCACGCAGTTCGATGCCGGTGACCTCGCAGTGCCGCAGCACGGTCGCGCCGTGCCGGCGGGCGCCGGCGGCGTAGCCCTGGACGACGGATTCGGGCGTGCAGTGCCCGTCGTCCGGTGAGAAGGCCGCCGCGAGCAGCCCGTCGGTGCTGATCAGGGGTGAGAGCCGGTGTGCCTCGGCCGGGTCGATCATGCGGCTGGGCACGCCGAGGGAGTTCTGCAGCCGCACGCCCGCCTCGAAGGAGGCGACCTCCTCGGGTGTGGAGAGCAGGAAGAGATAGCCGACCCGGTGCAGCCCGATGTCCTGGCCCGGCTCCTCGCCGAAGCGGCCGAACGCCTCCAGACTCCGGGCGCCCAGCTGGATGTTGAGCTCGTCGGAGAACTGCGCCCGGACCCCGCCGGCGGCCCGCGAGGTCGATCCGGAGGCCAGTTCGTCGCGCTCGACGAGCACGACGTCGGGTACGCCCGCACGCGCCAGGTGATAG harbors:
- a CDS encoding saccharopine dehydrogenase, with the translated sequence MNALHLWLRHETRTTERRTPVVPADARRLVESGVTLTVEESPQRVFPIEAYEEAGCRVAVTGTWVSAPSDAVVLGLKELPDEPAALTHRHIFFGHAYKQQPGAETLLRRFLAGGGTLLDLEYLVDDDGRRLAAFGYWAGYLGAALAVLHHRGRLRTPLRPTSKEELDVELAGDGGELKALVVGALGRSGRGARVALEVAGVEPTCWDLAETRDLDRHALLEHELMVNTVLTTSPVPPFLTDKDLDEPGRRLRTLCDVTCDVGSPMNVLPVYDTTTDWTEPVRRLRERPALDLIAIDNLPSLLPLEASVDFSAALLPMLLEFETGGAWGRGLDRFRQACREIGAREGEFRDA
- a CDS encoding NAD(P)/FAD-dependent oxidoreductase, with product MNGRARVLVIGGGVMGASIAYHLARAGVPDVVLVERDELASGSTSRAAGGVRAQFSDELNIQLGARSLEAFGRFGEEPGQDIGLHRVGYLFLLSTPEEVASFEAGVRLQNSLGVPSRMIDPAEAHRLSPLISTDGLLAAAFSPDDGHCTPESVVQGYAAGARRHGATVLRHCEVTGIELRGDEITAVVTSRGRIETDTVVCAAGAWSRAIGAMVGVDLPVEPLRRQIAVTEPVPGLPPDVPMTIDFTSSLYFHTEGPGLLLGMSDPDETPGFATETHDRWIPRLYEAMERRAPALLDLRRTGGWAGLYEMTPDHNALIGEAGSCTRFLYATGFSGHGFLQGPAVGEVVRDLYLGRVPFVDISPLSAERFAADALRPEINCV